Below is a window of Pseudodesulfovibrio sp. 5S69 DNA.
CTAGTAACTCCAATTACCTATAAATCAATTACTGGAGTTGACGGCAAGGTGAGTCAGGAGAGATTTGACCTTTACACCAGATGATCTAAAGTAAAATTGCTGGCCCCGGAAAAACCAGTGGACTTCTTTTTAAGTTGATTTCGTCCCCTCATACTGGTCATTTTCCGACAAGCACCTAGCCCCTACTCAGTGACTATTGATTTCTCTTCCTACATGATGTAAGTATTTCTTACTGCACGTAAGGAGGAGCTCGCACCATGCCCCAACAGTCGATAAGAGAAATTATCGTCAAATGCCTTAAAGACGTCGCTGAACTAGACGCCGAAAGCAAGCCTGTCAGCATTAGCGACAACATGTGTCCATTTAAAAGCTTAGGTCTCTGTAGCGAAGATGGGATGCTCGTAACTCTCGAGGTTGAGGCACAGTTGGGCCAAGACTTCGGAGACGAAAACCTGTTTGTTGACGGCAAAGGGAAGAATGGGAAACGCAGAACTGTTGGCCAAATGGTAAAACATGTCGAAGAGCTTATAAAAAAAGCTGAGGGGAGTAATGGCTAACCAAGATATGAAAACGGTTATTTCAAATCGTCTTCGTGCTGCGAGAGAGCAGGCAGGATTGTCTCAAGGACAAGTTGCAGTGCTCATGAATAAGCAAAGGCCAACAATAAGTGAAATTGAAGCCGGTCGAAGAAACGTGACTGCAGAAGAGCTGGCTCATTTGGCAGATATTTATGGAGTAAGTGTAAACTGGCTGCTTAATAAAGCAGACGCCCAGGACAACCCTTCCATTCATTTGGCGGCACGCGAATTAGCAAAGCTAAAGAAAGAAGATCTAGACAAAGTTCTCAATCTCCTAAGCACATTACGAGACGTTAACGGAGAATCTTGATGTTTGATCGTACCACACTTGGCAGACGGGCATTAAAAGGGGCCATGCTTCTTCGAAAAAAACTTACAATTCCCCAAGATGCCCCCATATGCATATATGATTTTGCTGAAGCACATGAAGTGCTGGTTTGGTTCACAGGCGGGTCTAGTTTTGGTGGGATGTATTCTAAAGAAAAGAATACAATCCTTGTCCCAGCTCTTCGCAACTCTCCAAGGCAGGTGTTCACAGCCGCGCACGAACTTGGCCACTGGTTCTTTAATCACGGCACCAAAGCAGATGATCTCCACACGATTGGCTGCGCAGAAGCAGATTCTGAAGATGAGCTTTTGGTCAACCTTTTTGCTGGACACCTTCTTATGCCGATCCACTGCCTGAAAAATGAGTTTGGCAGGCGCCATATTACAATTCAAGTCTGTACTCCGATAGAGATATATCGAGTGGCCTCCCAGCTGGGGGTTGGCTACCAAACACTCGTCAACCAACTTTACTACACTTTCGAGATGATCAATCAGGACCATTTCAAAGCCCTGTCAAAAGCAACGCCTAAGAGCATCCGTTCAGAGGTACTGCCGAATAAGATCGCCACCGACCACCTGATTTATGCTGATGCCCAATGGGACAATTCAATAGCCATCGATTTACAAGTGGGAGATTGCGCATACGTCCCATGCCAGCTGGACAAACACGACAAGAATTTCAGTATACTCTCCCACAATCAGCATGGGTGCCTGATACAGGCTTCAAATCAAGGAATATCAATTATCGATTCTGAAAACGGCTGGACCAATTCCCTCAGGGTTAGCCGCAAAGAATTCTCTGGACGTAGCATACACAGACACTTTGGAGACCCTGATGACTAAAAATAAGCAGACCAAGGATAAATTCGTAATCGAAGCTTCAGATGTCTCTACTGCCTGGGCAAACGTATTACTAGAAGTAGGAAAACCTGGTAAGCGCTCAAACCCAATTTGTGTTGTAATTACAGACCAGGGAAACAATCCTCCACTGCTCCATAGAAGTATTCATAACACATTGAATAATTTCTTAATGAAACGGAAAGAAACTAAAGACAAATTCGTCACGATTGAAGAAACAGCTTCTACAATCTTTCCGTACAAGAAATGGGAACTCTCTGGTCGAATAGGCATTGAGGCTCTTCAAAAGTGGTATATTGGTACATATTTAAAAAAATACAAAGCGAGATGTACTTTTTCAAAAGAAACATACTTCGAGAGAATGGTTAACTTCAGGTGCGTAAAATCCAATAAAACGGCTGACGAGATAACCCATTTGAATCAACTAGAGTACCTCATCAACAAGTGGAATACCCAGACAATATCACCTACTAAATCTGAAATGCAGCTGTCGTGTTTCGACCCTGGCAAAGATCATACAGATCCACATGGCTTAAAATTCCCATGCCTTCAGCAGCTTGGATTCTGGATAACGCCGAACAAGCAGCTTACATTGTCAGCATTTTATACCACTCAGTACATCGATAGCCGGGCCTATGGGAATTATTTTGGCTTGCTATATTTAGGGAAATTTCTTGCCCAGCAAACCCACTCCGTTTTTCACTCGCTTAGATGTATGGTCAGCAACCCTCTACTAGAGGCGAAAAAATGCTTACTCAAAGATGTATTCACAGAAGCTAAGAACTATAGGATTCAGGAGAACTAATGTCTCTTTGGAGTACTCAAACTCTACAAAAAAGAAGTGTAGATGAAAATTTGATAAGTCCATTCAATAGCAGCAATATCAAACACTGCTCCTATGAACTTGCCCGTGGAGGTAAGTATTATTCAACAGAGGACCAAAACCGAATCGCGATTTGGCTTGGCGGAGTTCTTTTCACCATCATTATCACTCTAATGGGCGCTATTATCAGCGGGATATTCCCCAAATTGCTAGACCGCTGGCTGGGCTAATAAATCAACTGAAGATATGAAACAACTTTCACTACTTAATACTGGCAAACTATTTGTCTTTGAAGGCCCTGATGGTGTAGGGAAAACAACTTTGTGCCAAGAGTTCTCTGACCATCTCAGCTCAAAAGGTATAACCAATCAAATCTTATCATTCCCAGGACAAAAAAAAGGAAGCCTTGGGAAAATCATATATGACATCCACCACTCAAGACTGGATGTATTAACCGACGACATCCATCCAACGAGCCTGCAGATATTACATCTTGCAGCCCATATTGATCAGATTGAGCAGCAAATAAAACCATTGTTGGACATGGGGACATCAGTTGTTTTGGATCGATACTGGTGGTCTCTGTACGCATACGGCCAGCTCAACACTGTTCCAGACGACATTTTAGAATCCATAATTCAAATAGAGAAGCAATTCTGGGGAGAGTTAAAGCCAGAAGCAATTTTTTACATACAAAGAAAAGAAGCATTTAAGCTGTCAAAAGAATCTCAACAACTAAATACAAGATACGAGAACTTAATACTCGAACACCCTGACAGCAATATCCACATTGTCATAAATGACAGCACATTAGATGTAACGATACAAACATTGAGCAAGATAAGCTCTAAATCAACTGAGAATACAATCCCTAGTAGAATCAACCACATTACCAACAAGCAGGCGAATCACCCATCAAAGCTCGCGAAGCTACTAAAGCCAACTATTGTTTATGACACCTATTGGAAGTTTGCAGTAGAACGGCAGAACATCTTTTTCTTGCGACAGAAACAAGAGCGATCACCCTGGACAAGTGACCCAATTCTTACGACTTACAAATTCACAAATGCTTACAGAGCTTCGGACCGCGTAAGCCAATATCTAATAAAAGAAGTCATATACAAGGGAAGTCAGGATATTAATGAATTGTTCTTTAGAATACTGCTTTTCAAAATATTCAATAAAATTGAAACGTGGGAACTACTCAGGTCAGAGTTTAAGGACATTGTTTATTCTGACTATTCTTTCAATCGGTATGACAAAATCCTCACTAATGCGATTTCATCCGGCACCCGCATATATTCTGCAGCTTATATAATGCCCTCTGGAGGAAAAAGCTCACCACATAATAAGAAACATCGGATGCACTTGGATCTGATACATAAAATGATTAGTGAAGAGCTACCAACGAGAATAGCAGAAGCAAGGTCAATGCGAGCTGCATTCGAACTAATGAAAGAATACCCATCAATTGGAGACTTCCTAGCCTACCAATACGTGACAGACATCAACTACAGCAGACTTACTGATTTCAGTGAAAAGGATTTCGTTGTCCCAGGGCCAGGAGCCAAAAGCGGAATAAAAAAGTGTTTTCAAGCGACAGGTGGATTGACCGAGGCTGAAATAATCAAGCTTGTAACAGAAGAACAGGAAAATGAATTTGAAAGACTTGGACTTAAGTTTAAAGACCTGTGGGGTAGACCGCTTCAATTCATTGACTGCCAGAACCTCTTTTGTGAAACAGACAAATACTCTAGAGTCGCACATCCAGAGATACAGGGCCAAGCAAATAGAACGAGAATCAAACAGAAATTCACTTCTTCACCGAAGAAGATTGAATACTGGTACCCGCCTAAATGGGGGATAAATGACCGCATTAAAAAGAATTGATACACCAGTTAAGCTATTTCATGGAACCGGTGCCGACAATGTTTGGCTTGAGGCTATGCGTTACTTTGATGAAGTTCACTCTTCGACCAAGCAGGATAGTCGACTTGGTGCAACTCGCGAAATACTCCATGCAAATTTTAACATCACAGATCCCAAACAACGCTGGGTGCTATCTCGTCAACCAGCTATTAGCCCTGCTTTTGCAATCGCTGAGATCATATGGATACTGTCTGGTCAAAATGACTCAAAATTCCTTAACTTCTGGAATCCAGCATTGCCCAAATTTATGGGAAAAGGGCCAACATACCACGGTGCGTACGGTTACCGAATAAGGAATCAGTTTGCCTTTGACCAGTTGGAGCGGGCCTATCATGCTTTAAAGGGCAACCCCGATTCACGACAAGTCGTGATCCAGATTTGGAATTCTGAAAGAGACTTCCCATCTAATAACGGTTCTCCGGTTTCTGAAGACATTCCGTGTAACATATGCTCTATGCCTAAAATTCGCGATGGAAAGTTAGAATGGTTGCAAATCATGAGGAGCAACGATTTATACAGAGGTACACCATACAACGTAGTTCAATTTACTACCATTCAAGAAGTATTGGCGGGCTGGTTGGGGCTTGAAACTGGGGCCTACCACCAAATCAGTGATAGTCTTCACATATATTGTTCTGATCTTAATGAATTGAGCTATTCTGAGTCCAAGCTGCCATCTAACAATGATTCGTTAGCACTACCCAAACAAGAGTTCGACAAGACCCTCCGCCGAATGGATCGAATGCTCAGAGACCTTGCAGGAGACAACTTGACCCCTGCTTTATATAAAAGCATCTGCACAGCAATAGACCTGCCGCACTCATATAAAAATTTATTTTGGATCTGTGCAGCAGATGCAGCCCGCAGGCATCAATGGTTTGAGGAAATGGATTGGGCTGCTGACCAATGCGACAATAACCTTTTAGTTTACGCTTGGGACAACTGGAAAAATCGATGGATCAGTTCCTAGATCCCCCCAAAGAGGACACATAGTGGACGAGAGAAAGAGGGTAGAGCCATCTCGCAATATAGACAGAGACAACTAAAGTCTCTGTTCAATATACACCGTCTTAAATCCCTATACCCTTAATCATTGAGGTTAGTCATCATGAAAGAAAAGAAGGTATTCATCAGCCACCATGGAAAGGATGACGAACACATAGGCAAGTTGAAAGATTTGCTTGGAGACAAAGGCTATACGCTTAAGAATAGCTCCATTGACAGCACAAAGCCCAACGATGCGAAAAACACCGATTACATTAAGTCTATGTTGAGGCCGCGAATTAACTGGGCTGGAGCAATGATAGTTCTTATTGGACCAGGAACTGCTAAACGGGACTTTGTTAACTGGGAAATTGAGCAGGCAGCAAAAGCGGACAAGAATATTTTTGGTGTTTACATCCGCGGTGGAACCGACTCAGACATCCCTCCTGCGTTGAATAAATATGGTTGCGGCGCATTTGGCTGGATGTCTGACAAAATCATTGATGCTCTTAATGGGAAAAGTCCTGGTTGGGAGAAAGCTGATGGGAGTCCAAGAGACAGCTACTATAAGGCTTCAGGGGTAGATTGCTAATGAAAGGATACTCATATGTTGCGCCAAGGGAATTTGGGTTCGCTCCCAACCCTTTCTGGGGGTACTGCACATTAGCAACATGCAAACCTAGAATTCGACAAGGAGCCGTAATTGGGGACTGGATTATAGTCCTTGGATCAAAACAGAATAACCTCAAAGGGCACTTAATATGCCTTATGCGCGTTGACGAGAAACTATCATATAGCACCTATTGGAATGACCCAAGATTTCAGACCAAAAAACCCATAATGAACGGCAGCTTGGTACAGATGCATGGTGACAACATATACAACCAAAGCAATGCCACTTGGATTCAAGCACATTCTCACCATAGCTTAGAAGATGGCAAGGTAAATATACGCAATCTTAGAAGGGACACTCAATCTGACAATGTAATTGTATCCTCTTGCTATTACTACTTTGGGGAGAATTGCATTAAAATCCCCCAGAACATCTTCCGACATCTCCATGTTCAGCTGGGAGAAAAAAAAATTGGCAAATATCATGTGAAAGCTCTTGTGGAGTATGTCTCAGGACAGTACTCTACAGGGCGACACGGAAACCCTTCAGAGTTTGAGGGTTTTACATACTATGACGGCAAGTAACAACCGTACACAAATCTCAGTATTATGCTGCCTAGCAACGAAATAAACGCAATTCGAAAATCCAATTCAAAGTCGGCGATAGTCTTCCTGCATGGCTTCTCAGGCAGTGCAATTTCGACGTGGTCAAGATTTCTCACCATGTTCGGCACAGATCGCCAGTTTATGAACTGGGATTTATACTCTGTGGGCTATCCAAGCGCTTTGACGCCGGACATCCCTTTTTGGAAGAAAGAACCACCCATTTCTTTGATCGCAAAATCTCTTTTGACCCAAACGAACCTCGGGCCCTTAAGCGAGTATCAAGCTATCGCAATCGTGGCGCACAGCATGGGAGGACTCGTGGCTCAAGCTGCTTGCATAGAGTCCAAAGAGTTTGCCGAAAGAGTTTCTCATCTCGTGCATTATGGGACACCTAGCCTCGGCCTAAGAAAGGCCAAAGCACTAGGTTTCTACAAAGCCCAAATTGCAGACATGAAAGCTGGAGGGAAATTCATTGAAACGCTAAGAGGCAAGTGGGATCTCATCACCACCCACGGACTTCCTTTCTCCTTTCTTTCTGTGGCAGGCAACCAAGACGATTTTGTCCCATCAGCCAGCTCTCTCTCACCCTTCCTAGAGGAACACCAGGCAGTCATTTCCGGTAATCACGTTGATATCGTCCGCCCAGTGTCACAAACGTGTGCCGGGGTGTGTTTGCTCAAAAATTTTTTGGAGTCAGGGCACTATAAAGCTGGCCCAATTGATAGTGCTGCGCTTGCGGTTGAACGGAAGGACTTTCAAGCTGCGATAAACACCTATGAAATGCATATTGATGAACTTGATGAGAAAAGCCTTGGTACTTATGCTCTGGCTTTAGCAAGTCTTGGAAAAGCTGAAACGGCCATTGAGCTACTTCAAAACAATCTTGAGAAAGGTACTGACATACAAGGAATTCTTGGGGGCCGCCTAAAACGCCGCTGGCTAGCTGAGGGTAAGTCTGGTGATGCCGAACAGGCTAGGGAGCTCTATACGGAGGCTTTTCGCCAAGCAGAGAGCAAAGGCGATCATTCCCAATGTCACTATCATGCAATCAACGTAGCTTTTATGGTCTTAGCTTCTGCCAGGGACTACACTGAAATGGAGAAGTGGGCCAAAGTAGCAATGGATCATGCGAATAAAGCCACACGCGACAAATGGGCTGAAGCAACAGTAGCTGAGGCACATTTGTATCTTGGAGACATCGAAACTGCCAAAAAAAAATATAAAATCATATTTACACTGGGCAACTTTTCTCCAAGAGAACTCGCGTCCATCGCGTTACAATCATTACATATCTCCGAACATATCAATTCAACAGACTTCACAGATTTTATCAACTCGCTCTAGCCAAAAGCCCATCCCACCTAGTCCAACATAGCTTCTGCACCAAGAGTCTTTGGTGACGGATCGCTCAGTGCTGGCTACATGCTCCATCGCATGATCAACCACTAAAGCAACCTGGAGACCTGCATAAATGTGCTCGCATCCATTTCCCGAAACGGAGGAGAACTCTACGGATTAATGCGCCGAAAAAATGAACCTTTACTCATAAGCCTCTTGGATAATAAGGAGCCATCAAGCAAAATTGGTGTGCTAACTATCCGCCTTGATTACATTATAAGTAGGATAG
It encodes the following:
- a CDS encoding acyl carrier protein encodes the protein MPQQSIREIIVKCLKDVAELDAESKPVSISDNMCPFKSLGLCSEDGMLVTLEVEAQLGQDFGDENLFVDGKGKNGKRRTVGQMVKHVEELIKKAEGSNG
- a CDS encoding nucleotide kinase domain-containing protein → MKQLSLLNTGKLFVFEGPDGVGKTTLCQEFSDHLSSKGITNQILSFPGQKKGSLGKIIYDIHHSRLDVLTDDIHPTSLQILHLAAHIDQIEQQIKPLLDMGTSVVLDRYWWSLYAYGQLNTVPDDILESIIQIEKQFWGELKPEAIFYIQRKEAFKLSKESQQLNTRYENLILEHPDSNIHIVINDSTLDVTIQTLSKISSKSTENTIPSRINHITNKQANHPSKLAKLLKPTIVYDTYWKFAVERQNIFFLRQKQERSPWTSDPILTTYKFTNAYRASDRVSQYLIKEVIYKGSQDINELFFRILLFKIFNKIETWELLRSEFKDIVYSDYSFNRYDKILTNAISSGTRIYSAAYIMPSGGKSSPHNKKHRMHLDLIHKMISEELPTRIAEARSMRAAFELMKEYPSIGDFLAYQYVTDINYSRLTDFSEKDFVVPGPGAKSGIKKCFQATGGLTEAEIIKLVTEEQENEFERLGLKFKDLWGRPLQFIDCQNLFCETDKYSRVAHPEIQGQANRTRIKQKFTSSPKKIEYWYPPKWGINDRIKKN
- a CDS encoding helix-turn-helix domain-containing protein; amino-acid sequence: MANQDMKTVISNRLRAAREQAGLSQGQVAVLMNKQRPTISEIEAGRRNVTAEELAHLADIYGVSVNWLLNKADAQDNPSIHLAARELAKLKKEDLDKVLNLLSTLRDVNGES
- a CDS encoding ImmA/IrrE family metallo-endopeptidase, producing MFDRTTLGRRALKGAMLLRKKLTIPQDAPICIYDFAEAHEVLVWFTGGSSFGGMYSKEKNTILVPALRNSPRQVFTAAHELGHWFFNHGTKADDLHTIGCAEADSEDELLVNLFAGHLLMPIHCLKNEFGRRHITIQVCTPIEIYRVASQLGVGYQTLVNQLYYTFEMINQDHFKALSKATPKSIRSEVLPNKIATDHLIYADAQWDNSIAIDLQVGDCAYVPCQLDKHDKNFSILSHNQHGCLIQASNQGISIIDSENGWTNSLRVSRKEFSGRSIHRHFGDPDD
- a CDS encoding tetratricopeptide repeat-containing protein; protein product: MFGTDRQFMNWDLYSVGYPSALTPDIPFWKKEPPISLIAKSLLTQTNLGPLSEYQAIAIVAHSMGGLVAQAACIESKEFAERVSHLVHYGTPSLGLRKAKALGFYKAQIADMKAGGKFIETLRGKWDLITTHGLPFSFLSVAGNQDDFVPSASSLSPFLEEHQAVISGNHVDIVRPVSQTCAGVCLLKNFLESGHYKAGPIDSAALAVERKDFQAAINTYEMHIDELDEKSLGTYALALASLGKAETAIELLQNNLEKGTDIQGILGGRLKRRWLAEGKSGDAEQARELYTEAFRQAESKGDHSQCHYHAINVAFMVLASARDYTEMEKWAKVAMDHANKATRDKWAEATVAEAHLYLGDIETAKKKYKIIFTLGNFSPRELASIALQSLHISEHINSTDFTDFINSL
- a CDS encoding TIR domain-containing protein, with translation MKEKKVFISHHGKDDEHIGKLKDLLGDKGYTLKNSSIDSTKPNDAKNTDYIKSMLRPRINWAGAMIVLIGPGTAKRDFVNWEIEQAAKADKNIFGVYIRGGTDSDIPPALNKYGCGAFGWMSDKIIDALNGKSPGWEKADGSPRDSYYKASGVDC
- a CDS encoding thymidylate synthase; its protein translation is MTALKRIDTPVKLFHGTGADNVWLEAMRYFDEVHSSTKQDSRLGATREILHANFNITDPKQRWVLSRQPAISPAFAIAEIIWILSGQNDSKFLNFWNPALPKFMGKGPTYHGAYGYRIRNQFAFDQLERAYHALKGNPDSRQVVIQIWNSERDFPSNNGSPVSEDIPCNICSMPKIRDGKLEWLQIMRSNDLYRGTPYNVVQFTTIQEVLAGWLGLETGAYHQISDSLHIYCSDLNELSYSESKLPSNNDSLALPKQEFDKTLRRMDRMLRDLAGDNLTPALYKSICTAIDLPHSYKNLFWICAADAARRHQWFEEMDWAADQCDNNLLVYAWDNWKNRWISS